The candidate division Zixibacteria bacterium HGW-Zixibacteria-1 DNA segment ACATCTGAACACCTCCTGTCCTTCGGGACTCAGGATGAGAAAGAATCATAATAATAGTATCCTTTCTCCGTGTCCACTAAATCGGGGGAACTTCAATATTGTGGTATAGGCAGCAAGGGCAAAAGTAGGGCTGAACCAGAAGTCGAGCTTATGCGGAGCGAAGTGGTTTTTTCAATTTAGAAAATTTATTGGTAGTATAATTGGCTCGTAATTCATAATACTTAACAATAAAATGGTTTAAAGTATGTCGATTTTAATAATTATTGCAGCTCTGGTCATCTTTCTTATGATACTTAATACCTATTTGAGAGGAGTTTATAAACATCACATTGACGCGGCATTAAGTGTAATATGGGTGGCAACCATTGTATCTGTCTTTATTATATATAATTGGAAATATGGACTATTGTTTATATTAGGATCGCTTGTCTGGGGTGCGATTATAATGCCATTCTGTGGTATAATAACAAAACGTTTACTCAATCACTAGTAGACGTAGGGAAGGTGTCTCCGGACACCTGCCATTGTTTTTGTGCTGTCAGGTGCAGAGACATTGCAGCATATGAATCGTAGGGACAGGACATTGTCCTGTCTTCTTTGATCATACGCGGACAGCACAATGTGCTGTCCCTACTATTAATTCGTTTCTTTGGTGCTAATGCAACGAATTATCTACCGGATGAAAATACATCAAAAAAAGGCGCGCTGTTTTCAAGCGCGCCTCTCTATGAGATGGGGTAATTTTTCCGATCAAGGCTCCCATATCATTGGAATATCAATTAATCAAACCATTTCCTAATCTATCAGCACTTTCTCCAGCCGTTCGCAGATGTAGTCAATCTCCGCCTCGCCGATAATCAGCGGCGGGGAAATCCGGATCGTGTGGCCATAGCTGTCGTTGGCCAGCATGTCCAGGTCAAGAAGCTGCTCGCAGTAGTGCATGGCATCGCCGTTGTTGACCTCGATACCGATGAACAACCCGCGGCCGCGAACTTCCTTGACATGTTTCGAACGCGCGGCCATGTCCTCGATTCTCTTCAGAAGCTTCTTACCGATCTCGGCCGAACGCTCCACCAGCTTTTCTTCTTTCATCACCTGCATCGAAGCCAGTCCGGCCACACAGGCCAGCGGATAACCGCCGAACGTGGAACCGTCCTTGCCGGCCGTGAACGTCATATCCATCAGTTCTTTGTTAGTCACCATGACCGACACCGGAACCAATCCGCCGGCGATAGCCTTGCCGAGCGTGACCGCATCAGGGGTGACATTTTCATGCTCGAAACAGAACGTCTTGCCGGTGCGGCCCATGCCGACCTGGATCTCATCGAAAATCAGAAGCATGTCATGCTGGTCGCACAGCTCGCGCAGTCCCTTAAGGAACCCGGCGGGCGGAATATTCATACCGCCCTCACCCTGCTGCGGCTCGACCAGAATACCGCAGGTATTCTTGTTTATCAACTTTTTGGTGGCTTCCAGATCGCCGTACGGCGCCGAGTGGAAACCGGGGGTCAGCGGGCCGAAGCCCTCCTTGTATTTCTTCGTTGACGAGAACGAAACCGTGGTAATCATGCGGCCATGGAAATTTTTGTCATAGACGATGATTTCCTGCTGACCATCGGGAATACCTTTTTTCTTGTACCCGTAATAACGGGCCAGCTTGACCGCCGTCTCGACCGACTCGACACCGCCGTTTTTCGGAAGAGCCTTGTTGCCGTTCTTGCCGAATCTCGGTCCCAGCTGCGGAACCAGTTCGGAAACGCTCTTGAGGAACAATGACAGGACATCGGTATAAACCACGTTGGATATAACCGATCCGTAGCCCTCCTGCAGCGCTTTGACCAGGGCCGCGACAATTTTCGGATGATGATGTCCGGCATTGGCGGCACTGTAGGCGGCCAGGCAGTCGAGTATTTTGCGGCCGTCCTGCGTGTATAACCAGGCTCCTTCGGTCTTGCGAATAATCGTCTTCAACCGTCGGTAATGTTTGGCTCCATAGATATCGTCGATTTCGAGTATCTCTTTGTCGGAAAGACTGGAGTAACCAATCGCTTTCTTATCTTTAATTGACAGTGTCATGTCAATCACCTCCATTCCGTTATAATCCAAATTGCGCGTCAATATAATACTTTAAAGTTTAATATCAACCCCTTGCGCACAAAATATTAGCGGTTTCTCCGTCTTATTTATACGGTTTTAGAGGTCGGAAGAAACGGTAAAAGGCTCGGCGATATCGTCTTTTCCGCCTTTGGTCGATTCAGGAGAAAAATGGAAGGATTTAACGAATTGTTCAACCCATTTGAAGACATTGTTTTTGCGGATTTCCGCCCGTAGTTTTTGCATCCGCCTTTTCTGTTCTTCAGCACTCATATAAAAGGCCTGATATATGGCGTCGGCCACTTCCTCGAGATTATAAGGATTAACCAGCATGGCGCCGACATAAAGCCGGCTGGCGGCGCCGGCGAATTCGGATAGAATCAGGGTTCCCAGATCATCATAGTGTGAGGCACAATACTCTTTGGCCACCAGATTCATGCCATCTTTTAACGGCGTGATCAGGGCGACTTCGGAAGCTTTATAATAACCCAGCAGTTCGTTCTGTTCGAGGGTTCCGTAGATGTAGTGAATCGGCACCCAGCCGCGGGTGGTAAAATGGCTGTTGATGCGTCCGACCATTTCATCGATCTGACGCTTCATCTGCTGGTATTCGGCAACCTCGGTTCGGCTGGGGACGACCACCTGCACCAGGACCACTTTCTCTATAAGTTCCGGATAACGCTTAAGGCAGTCTTCGAAGGCCAGCAGCCGGTGCGGAATCCCTTTGGTATAATCCAGACGATCGACACCGAGAATAATTTTTTGATTGGGATATTTTTCGTGAATGAACCAGGCGGCATCGTTGACTTCTTTGGTCCGGGCAAGTTTGTTAAAATAGTCGAAATCAATACTTATCGGGAAAGCGCCGATGCGGCTGACATTCGAGTCATATTTTATAAACGGATATTTGCGGTGGTGGCTTATGTGCGCCGATGGGATAAGATGCCGAACGCAATGTATAAAATTGCGGCGGTCCCGCTCGGTTTGAAAACCGATAAGGCGGTAGGCCAGCAGCCCTTCGAGAATTTCCTGCCGCCATGGGAGCTTTATAAAAATATCTTTTGGCGGGAAGGGGACATGAAGGAAGAAAGCTGTCCGACCCTTGAAGCCCATTTCGTTTAAGAAATGTCCCACCATAATCAACTGATAATCCTGGACCCAGATAAAACCGTGATTTTGGCCGACTTCGGCAATTTGCTGGGCAAACTTGTAATTGACTTTCTGGTAGGTTTCCCAGTGACTTGAATCGAAATTGCAGTGATCCAGAAGATCATGAAACAGCGGCCATAACGCGCCATTGGAAAAACCCCGGTAGTAATTTTCCACCTCGCCCTGACTGAGTTTAACTGTTTCCAGGCGGTATCCGACATCCGTAATTGATTCCCGGAGAATTTCTTTGACATCATCCGTCACTTCCGCGCCCGGCCAGCCGATCCAAATTCCTTCGTGGTTTCTTAGGACAGGCGCCAGAGCGGTGACCAGCCCGCCCATACCGGGAGTGACCAGCCACTTACCGTCTTCGATCTCCAGTTTGATCGGCAGCCTGTTGGAGGCCAGAATCGGTCTTAATTCGGTGATTTTCTTAGGCGGAATCATAAGCTTCAATCCATCTGTCGAAAAATTCAAGCAGTTCCTCCGGCGGTTTGATCCAGGCGCGGGCCTTTGTTTCCCGGTATTCGCGGCGAACCAAAACACTCAATGCCGAATCGGGGAGAGCTGAAAAAGCGTCTTCATCGGTTAAATCATCGCCCAGATAAGCGGTCAGACAGTTTCGGGGAAACCTTTCCATCAAAGTTTTTACGACTGTTCCTTTGTTTAAGCCGGGAATTTTCAGTTCCAGCCCGCCGTCGAATTCCGAATAAGTCAGATTATATCGATCCATCAGACTATTCCAATTATCAACAATTTTGTTCTTCAGGACAAGTATTTTATTAATATCGACACCCCGATAATGAATGGCCAGCGAAGCCGGTTTGAGTTCCATGTATTTCTCGAAACTGTTATTGCATATGAAGCTCCGGGCTTCTTCCAGACCCTTTCGGGTGCTTTCGTTGGGTCGCGAAAGCTTATATTGACCCTCCGCCGTCAATACTTCCCACCCATGACTGCCCCATATTTCGGGGTATTTTTTGAGATTTAACAGCGGCTTAAGGTCGGCTATGGTCCGTCCTGAGATTATGACCAGCGTGGTCTGCTCGTCCGAAATGATTCGATCGAGGCGGAATTCCACTCCGGGATATGGAAAGGCCTGATCTCGGTCCGTTCTGAATGGCGCCAGAGTGCCGTCATAGTCAAGCATCAGCAGGCGACATTCGGCCCGAGATGACTTCTTAAAAAAATCGTCAGGAAAATTTTTCAAAACGTTTTTGATATGCCCAATATTTTATACCGCGGCAATCAGCCTGCTCGAGAATCCGCGGCGTAACCCCACCATCAATGTAAGATACTCTCTTAAATGGCGGGTCAAAAGAAAATTCTCGCGGACAAATTCCCTGCCCTTATTGCCCATAGTCACCATGACCTCGCGGTGATTCATCAGATACCGCACTCTCTGAGCCATGCCTTCGGGGGTATTGACCAAAAATCCGGTATGATGGTTGATTACCTGGAGTGCGATTCCTCCGACCTGCCCGCCGATGACCGGCTTGCCTTTCCAAAGACCCTCTGTCACGGTCAGGCCGAATCCTTCCCTGGTCGATTTCTGGACGATGATATCGGAGCAGCGCTGAAGGGCGTTGATCGTTCGATGCGCATCCGGCGGAAGCATCAGCACATGAATATCCGGGTCATCCTGCGCCGCTTCACGGACCTCCCGTAAAACCTCGACCCCTTCGGGGTCATCATCGGCACTGCCGCCGGCGAGAACCAGTTGTATCTGGCAGCACTTCCGGGCCAGTTTGTAGCCGTATATCACACCCAGCGGATCTTTGAAACGGTCGAATCGTGAAACCTGCGTCAGAATCGGTTTGTCGGGCGAAAGATCGAACTGGCGGTATATCTTATCCATTTCGCTTTGCGGCAGGTCGATGTTCTTCTCGCTCAGCGGATCGATACTGGGAGCTATCAGGAATTGCGGATGCGGCAGCGCACGAGTGAATTCGGCCATCGAAAAAATACTGGCGTCATATCCTTCGAGAAGCGGTCGAAGATATTTCCAGACCGGACGGTACGGCTGACTGGCATCGATATGACAGCGCCAGATCCATTTCCCGCGCCGCCCCGGGCAGAGACTCAGAAGCATGGCCGGTTGAGGATCATGAATGAACACAATATCCGCGTCTTCCAGTTTATGCCGGAGAACTTCAGCATTATTTCGATTGGTTTCTTCGTACGCTTTTATATGATGCGTGGAAAGATTGACCTGATTACCCTGCAAGCCGTTATGAAAAAGTTTGGTGGTATTGAAAAATGGCTCGTTGCCCTCAATGACCTCCCATGAAGCATCGATTCCCAGTTCCCGCATGAAGGCGATCATCCATGACAGTATTTCCGCCACGCCTCCGCCGGTTTTGGTCGAATTGACATGAATTACTTTGAGTCCTTCGAGATTCCCGGCCAACTGCCGGAGCTGGTTGAGGACGGCCGGGCCGACAATCGGCTCATATGACTGGATCGATTTTACTTTTTTGGCCATGTCTTTCCAACCTCATTGATTACCTGAGATAATCTTTGCTGCAATTCCCGCAGGCTCATAAAGTAAAAATCAATCTGCGAAAAGGCTTCGATGAGCGGCTTGCCGCGGTCGTTCCAGTCCAGCAGCCAATGCGAGAAGTCATCAATTTTGCCCGGGGTTCGCCGACGCGCCTCCCAGAAATGATAGTACAGCGAACTGGTTGTCATTTCCTTGATGGCATTGCTGAGATCCTCGGGAGATTCGATTGTGCGTGTCGTATCGAACACGACCGTTGTTGCGGATCGGAAATAAAAGGCCTGATCATGCAGGGCCCATGGTATGTATTGAGTCTCACTGAGACGGTCGGCGATTATATCGACGAGTTCCTTGCGCAAATCTTCCATATTATCGAACGCATATGGATGAAGAATCTCAAGTCGTTCGGCCAGCACATGATCATGGAGCGCATGTCGGGCCCAGCGGGCAAAGTCGTTATGAAATTCGGGATCATCGAATGAGGGTCGAATTACTATCTCACAAAAATGATGATACAGCGAATCTTCCGGGCAGTTGGCCATTCGTTCATGAAGCTCGCGCAGGTTTATGGCCGGAAGCTGGTCGCAAATTTGGACGATTAAAGCACAATCTTTTATCTGAAACGGTGTCACCGTGGCACTTTTTTCCTTAATTTCGGTATCTGTAATTTCCTTCTTCATTATTTACATACACAAGCAATACGGTTTCGAGCCAAAATTCTTAAGAAATGTCCTATTATTTTCTATCGGCGCGGAGCGAAATCAATTAATCTTTAAAAAATCATTCTAATTTCAGGCAAATGACCGGTGATTGATCGTGATTTTCAATAAATGGCTATTTTATTTTGTATGTAAGCAGGGCCAGCAGTGATATAAATGCTTCGGCAATGGTAATCAGGATGCGGTGAATGAGGGAAATCGAGGCGGCA contains these protein-coding regions:
- a CDS encoding glycosyl transferase family 1 → MAKKVKSIQSYEPIVGPAVLNQLRQLAGNLEGLKVIHVNSTKTGGGVAEILSWMIAFMRELGIDASWEVIEGNEPFFNTTKLFHNGLQGNQVNLSTHHIKAYEETNRNNAEVLRHKLEDADIVFIHDPQPAMLLSLCPGRRGKWIWRCHIDASQPYRPVWKYLRPLLEGYDASIFSMAEFTRALPHPQFLIAPSIDPLSEKNIDLPQSEMDKIYRQFDLSPDKPILTQVSRFDRFKDPLGVIYGYKLARKCCQIQLVLAGGSADDDPEGVEVLREVREAAQDDPDIHVLMLPPDAHRTINALQRCSDIIVQKSTREGFGLTVTEGLWKGKPVIGGQVGGIALQVINHHTGFLVNTPEGMAQRVRYLMNHREVMVTMGNKGREFVRENFLLTRHLREYLTLMVGLRRGFSSRLIAAV
- the rocD gene encoding ornithine--oxo-acid transaminase, which codes for MEVIDMTLSIKDKKAIGYSSLSDKEILEIDDIYGAKHYRRLKTIIRKTEGAWLYTQDGRKILDCLAAYSAANAGHHHPKIVAALVKALQEGYGSVISNVVYTDVLSLFLKSVSELVPQLGPRFGKNGNKALPKNGGVESVETAVKLARYYGYKKKGIPDGQQEIIVYDKNFHGRMITTVSFSSTKKYKEGFGPLTPGFHSAPYGDLEATKKLINKNTCGILVEPQQGEGGMNIPPAGFLKGLRELCDQHDMLLIFDEIQVGMGRTGKTFCFEHENVTPDAVTLGKAIAGGLVPVSVMVTNKELMDMTFTAGKDGSTFGGYPLACVAGLASMQVMKEEKLVERSAEIGKKLLKRIEDMAARSKHVKEVRGRGLFIGIEVNNGDAMHYCEQLLDLDMLANDSYGHTIRISPPLIIGEAEIDYICERLEKVLID
- a CDS encoding trehalose-6-phosphate synthase encodes the protein MIPPKKITELRPILASNRLPIKLEIEDGKWLVTPGMGGLVTALAPVLRNHEGIWIGWPGAEVTDDVKEILRESITDVGYRLETVKLSQGEVENYYRGFSNGALWPLFHDLLDHCNFDSSHWETYQKVNYKFAQQIAEVGQNHGFIWVQDYQLIMVGHFLNEMGFKGRTAFFLHVPFPPKDIFIKLPWRQEILEGLLAYRLIGFQTERDRRNFIHCVRHLIPSAHISHHRKYPFIKYDSNVSRIGAFPISIDFDYFNKLARTKEVNDAAWFIHEKYPNQKIILGVDRLDYTKGIPHRLLAFEDCLKRYPELIEKVVLVQVVVPSRTEVAEYQQMKRQIDEMVGRINSHFTTRGWVPIHYIYGTLEQNELLGYYKASEVALITPLKDGMNLVAKEYCASHYDDLGTLILSEFAGAASRLYVGAMLVNPYNLEEVADAIYQAFYMSAEEQKRRMQKLRAEIRKNNVFKWVEQFVKSFHFSPESTKGGKDDIAEPFTVSSDL
- the otsB gene encoding trehalose-phosphatase gives rise to the protein MKNFPDDFFKKSSRAECRLLMLDYDGTLAPFRTDRDQAFPYPGVEFRLDRIISDEQTTLVIISGRTIADLKPLLNLKKYPEIWGSHGWEVLTAEGQYKLSRPNESTRKGLEEARSFICNNSFEKYMELKPASLAIHYRGVDINKILVLKNKIVDNWNSLMDRYNLTYSEFDGGLELKIPGLNKGTVVKTLMERFPRNCLTAYLGDDLTDEDAFSALPDSALSVLVRREYRETKARAWIKPPEELLEFFDRWIEAYDSA